A section of the Leptospira kobayashii genome encodes:
- a CDS encoding LIC11113 family protein produces the protein MNSISSKILKLLFLLIFIVQYDLKSGEIIPNSPKINLSKLYESLGEDNKKEKLSSIKHSIGKKHLFAKADEDGCSLILTQSFGTVKYFSVSCNGKPREGLIHFAHSSRKGQIPERHFRLIGIHKIGTKNYIEISLGNTKFETASVSNNKDDTEFQYIRSPFTRKSEKKEIYRELKNPNLIYFRTIAYDKNRRREAPSNLEVFFDESCPLVFLEKDESFYWDKTISYVFQISCVKDTPYALARIPGNNEGRLVVSDQISRLPEKGERFYAKLRMRKITNEQAFWEEFKLYYE, from the coding sequence ATGAATTCGATTTCTTCCAAGATACTGAAGTTGCTATTTTTACTTATTTTTATCGTTCAATACGATTTAAAATCAGGAGAAATCATTCCCAACTCCCCCAAAATCAACTTAAGCAAGTTATATGAAAGTCTGGGAGAAGATAATAAAAAAGAAAAACTTAGTTCGATCAAACATTCGATAGGTAAAAAACATCTTTTTGCGAAAGCGGACGAGGACGGATGTAGTCTGATTTTGACTCAGAGTTTCGGTACTGTGAAATATTTTTCCGTTTCTTGCAATGGAAAACCCAGGGAAGGATTGATTCATTTTGCACATTCTTCCCGAAAAGGACAAATCCCGGAAAGGCATTTTCGTTTGATAGGGATTCATAAAATAGGAACTAAAAACTATATAGAGATTTCACTCGGAAATACGAAATTTGAAACTGCGTCGGTTTCGAATAACAAAGATGATACGGAATTTCAGTATATTCGTTCTCCGTTTACCAGAAAGTCCGAGAAAAAAGAAATCTATCGCGAATTGAAAAATCCGAATCTTATTTATTTCCGCACGATTGCTTATGATAAAAATCGCAGAAGGGAAGCTCCCAGCAATTTGGAAGTTTTTTTTGATGAATCCTGTCCCCTCGTGTTTTTAGAAAAGGATGAAAGTTTTTATTGGGATAAGACCATCTCATACGTATTTCAAATTTCCTGTGTGAAAGATACTCCTTATGCACTTGCCCGCATTCCCGGAAATAACGAAGGCAGATTGGTTGTTTCCGATCAAATCTCCCGATTGCCGGAAAAGGGAGAACGGTTTTATGCCAAACTCCGTATGAGAAAGATTACCAACGAACAGGCGTTCTGGGAGGAATTCAAGCTTTATTATGAATAA